TCATAAGCAGGAGCAGCTTTTGGTTGCATAGTACGATAAGTTTTGAAAAAAGCATTCCAAATTTTTATTGCAGGATCGGAATTAATTTTTTCTGCAGTAGGATTATCTAAAAGAGCATTTACTTTTTCAGCAGAAGTAAAAGAAGATTTTTTAAATATTTCGTCTGCCCAGTTTTCAAATTTACCCTCAAATTCTTTAGCGTGTTTGCTTAAAATTGCAGGAACTTGATCGGAAGGAACGCCCCAATAATATAAACGCATAGTTTCACCAAGCATCTTTTTATCTAAAGGCATATAATAGTTTTTAAAATGATCTTTAATGCCTTCCCTTAAATGAGTAATTGTTTCGTCTACTTTTTCCTGATCAACAGTATCGGCAGCTAATAATCTGCCTAACTTAGCAAAACGTGCACCATAAGGCAATAATTCGGAGCCACGGTAAAAAGCTTCTCTGAAATACCAATTGCTTAAATTAAATTCTTTTAAACTTTCGTAGGCCTCTTTATATTCGGTCATTACGTTGCCGTATTTAGCTTTGCGATTTTCATCGGCATCGGCCCAAGCCTGAAATTCAGTTTCAATCTGACGTTTTATATCGGCTACTTTATTTGCTTTTAAGGCTTTTGTTTGACCTTGAAAATATTTCCAGTAATTAGCAATACCGGCAAATTTAGATGCATATTGTAATCTAACAACAGGATCGGCATCCATAAATTCGCGCATAATATTTAATTTTTCTGTACGTATTTTCACTATCGTAGGATTACTTTCATTAATAGCTAAATCAATACCGTAAGAAGTTAAATAACGCTGAGTGCTTCCCGGATTACCCATAATAAAAACAAAATCGCCGGGTTTAGTATCTTTAATAGAAATAGGTAAATGCCATTTCGATTTCATTGGAACATTTTCTTCAGCAAATTTTGCAGGACTTCCATCGGGAGCAGTATAAACACGGAAGATAGAAAAGTCGCCGGTATGACGAGGCCACATCCAGTTATCTGTATCGGCACCAAATTTTCCAACAGCTTCGGGAGGTGTTGCTACTAAGCGAATATCGGTAAACACCTCATAGACAACCATATAATATTCATTTCCTGCGAAGAAACTACGAATAATAGCTTGATAATCATTTCCATCTGTAGCTTCTTTAATAAGTTTAGCTTCAATCTTAGCTAAGGCAGCAGAGCGTTCGCTTTCTGTCATAGTATCGCTAACACCGGCAAGCATTTGAGCAGTAACATCGCTCATGCTTCTCATAAATTTAACGCTTAGGTTGTCAATAGGTATTTCTTCATCTTTGTTCTTAGACCAAAAACCATCGCTTAGATAATCGTGTTCTATGGTACTTACTTTTTGAATTGAACTATAACCACAATGGTGATTAGTAAAAATCAAACCTTCAGGCGAAACAATTTCACCGGTACAACCACCACCAAAAATGATAATAGCATCTTTTAAGCTGGCTTTGTTAATGCTGTAAATATCTTCTGCAGAAAGCTTAAAGCCTTTTTTATGCATATCTTTGATATTTAGCTGTTTGAGGAACATAGGAACCCACATACCCTCATCGGCTTTAACACTGGATTGGAATCCAAGGCTAAGCACAAAAATAAAAATGAGTAATTTTTTCATGTGTTGATTAGTTTTGATTTAATTTATTTGTCTTTTATAATAAATATTTTGTTAGTTGTGTTTTTTGTGATTCTAAAATTGTATTGCAAATAAACTGAATTTTTTGCAGTTTCAAAAATATTTAAGCCGTCAAACAGCTTGATTACCAAATTTTTATTAACTCTAAATTGCACGATAATGAACGCTGGGTTTATAATCTTCTCATCTATGGTAAGATGGTTATTCCAATTTTAAGAAAAAGATAAACCCATTTCTCACTAACACATTTATTTTCTGTAAAACTATTTTTTCGTTTTATTTGAGGCAATAATTCTGTTTAAGCTGTCCCTTAAAGAATAAAAATCTTGTAAATGCAATGAGTCTACAGGTTTTGCTGATGGTGATTTCAACTTCAAAGGATCGATAGCATGACCATTTTTATAAACCCTAAAATCGAGATGAGGACCGGTAGCTAATCCCGTTTGCCCGACATAGCCTATCAAATCGCCTTGTTTTACTGTTTTTCCTACAGAAATTCCTTTAGCAAAACCTCTAAGATGCATATATGTTGTAGAATAAGTTCCGTTATGTTTGATAGTAAGATAATTACCACCACCTCTTTTTTGGTAGCCTTTACGAATAATTACTCCATCACCAATAGTGTGAACAGGTGTTCCGGAAGCTGCTGCATAATCAACTCCATGATGAGGTCGGCGAATTTTTAAAACAGGATGATAACGACTATTTGAAAAACGCGAGCTGATACGTTTAAATTTTAGTGGTGCTTTTAAAAATGTTTTTCTTAAGCTTTTACCTTCTTCATCAAAATATTCTCCAACAGAATCCTGTTCAAAATAATAAGCATTATAGTCGGTTCCAATATGATTAAATCGAGCAGCAAATATTTTTCCAATGCCAAAAGTATCTTTATCAACTATCATTTTTTCGTAGAAAACACAATACGAATCACCTTTTTGAATTCCAAAAAAGTCGATGGTCCAACTGTAAATGTCCGATAACTCATTAGCTAATTCAGGATTGACCTTATTATCAATCATAGAATTCCATAAGGAAGAGTTTATAGTGCCTTCAATAGTATCTAATACGCGGATTATTTCTTTTTTTCCGGCAGTTACACTAATAGTATCACTTAAATCAAAAATAACATACTCAACTCTATTTTTTTCATAAGCAAAATAATGAAGTGTTTGTAGCGAATCCAGATCTTTAAAAAGGTAATAATTATTTCCTGCTTTTATTTTCCGAACATCACAAACGGGTTTTGCCACCTTAACCAATTGTGCAATTTTAGAATAAGACACATTTTGTTTAAGTAAAATATCCGATAGGTTTTGATTACGTTTTACCTTTTCTTTTTCAACTAAAAAAGAATCTATTGGAATATTAAAAAGCAATACGGGTTTGGCTAATACAGTTTCTTTTTCAGAATTATTGATTTGTTTTTGTGGTGAATTACAAGATACTGCAAATACTATTACAGTAAATAATAAAATATATATAAAAGATTTATTCATTCTTGAAAAATTTGAGTTGCAAAGGTAAGAGAAAAGCTTATTTTTTGGCAGATTGGATTTTATAAATTTACAGCTCCATAGGAGCGAAATGCAGGGTTTAAGAATTTTACAAATTTTACCATCCTAAGAAATTATAATGTAAGAGTGTTTTTCAAGATGGGGAAATAATTAAGATTCATATTCTTGTTATTTACCGTCATATTTCAGCTTTATTTTAACAAATTATTTTGATTTTCAATATTTTTCATATAATTTTGGCTGTATAACACGTTGAATCGGGAGGAGAAATAGTATTTATCATTTAATTAAAAGTTTGTGGGGAACTTTTAGACGAATTTTATAAGACTATTATGA
This DNA window, taken from Bacteroidales bacterium, encodes the following:
- a CDS encoding S46 family peptidase, giving the protein MKKLLIFIFVLSLGFQSSVKADEGMWVPMFLKQLNIKDMHKKGFKLSAEDIYSINKASLKDAIIIFGGGCTGEIVSPEGLIFTNHHCGYSSIQKVSTIEHDYLSDGFWSKNKDEEIPIDNLSVKFMRSMSDVTAQMLAGVSDTMTESERSAALAKIEAKLIKEATDGNDYQAIIRSFFAGNEYYMVVYEVFTDIRLVATPPEAVGKFGADTDNWMWPRHTGDFSIFRVYTAPDGSPAKFAEENVPMKSKWHLPISIKDTKPGDFVFIMGNPGSTQRYLTSYGIDLAINESNPTIVKIRTEKLNIMREFMDADPVVRLQYASKFAGIANYWKYFQGQTKALKANKVADIKRQIETEFQAWADADENRKAKYGNVMTEYKEAYESLKEFNLSNWYFREAFYRGSELLPYGARFAKLGRLLAADTVDQEKVDETITHLREGIKDHFKNYYMPLDKKMLGETMRLYYWGVPSDQVPAILSKHAKEFEGKFENWADEIFKKSSFTSAEKVNALLDNPTAEKINSDPAIKIWNAFFKTYRTMQPKAAPAYEKLAKAERLYVAGLREKDPNKKYYPDANFTMRLTYGKIGGYRASDAVEYKFYTTTDGILEKEDPTNPEFVVPAKLKELILKKDFGRWANKKGEMPVGFLSNNDITGGNSGSPIMNARGQLIGLAFDGNWEAMSGDISFDNKLQKTINVDIRYVMFIIDKLGGAQNIIDELTIIE
- a CDS encoding peptidoglycan DD-metalloendopeptidase family protein; this encodes MNKSFIYILLFTVIVFAVSCNSPQKQINNSEKETVLAKPVLLFNIPIDSFLVEKEKVKRNQNLSDILLKQNVSYSKIAQLVKVAKPVCDVRKIKAGNNYYLFKDLDSLQTLHYFAYEKNRVEYVIFDLSDTISVTAGKKEIIRVLDTIEGTINSSLWNSMIDNKVNPELANELSDIYSWTIDFFGIQKGDSYCVFYEKMIVDKDTFGIGKIFAARFNHIGTDYNAYYFEQDSVGEYFDEEGKSLRKTFLKAPLKFKRISSRFSNSRYHPVLKIRRPHHGVDYAAASGTPVHTIGDGVIIRKGYQKRGGGNYLTIKHNGTYSTTYMHLRGFAKGISVGKTVKQGDLIGYVGQTGLATGPHLDFRVYKNGHAIDPLKLKSPSAKPVDSLHLQDFYSLRDSLNRIIASNKTKK